CGATATTTCAGCCAAACTTCCTTCTGTGAAACCAACGGAAATAATGGTAGTATCTGTAAAAAGCGGGGAAGAAATACCCAGCCAGGCGGTTTACCATGGTCAGGAAAAACCACAGATGTTGATCTTCCAGGTGTCGCTGGCAGCTAAAGAATCTGCTGATTTCCTGATCAAAGAAGGTAAGCCGAAGCCTTATGCGGCAAAAACCTATGGTCGTTATGTTCCTGAAAGGAAGGATGATTTTGCCTGGGAAAACGATCGCGTGGTTTTTCGTATGTATGGTCCCGCACTGGCTAAGGAAAATCCCAGTAATGGTGTGGATATGTGGCTGAAAAGGACCGATAAAATGATTGTTGATCAATTCTACAATGATGATCTCAAAAATAAAAAATCATACCATGTGGATCACGGTGAAGGATTGGATTGTTATAAGGTAGGCCATGAGCTGGGAGCTGGTGGAGTTTCTCCGTATGTGAACGGGAAATTATGGGTAGGCAACCACTATGCAACCCAGCAGGTATTGGATAATGGTCCATTGCGCACTACTTTTAAATTAACTTATAACAACTTACCTGTAGAGGACAAAACATTCTCGGAAGAACTTATTATTTCCATCGATGCTGGATCCCAACTGAATAAAGCAGAGGTA
Above is a window of Bacteroidales bacterium DNA encoding:
- a CDS encoding DUF4861 domain-containing protein; its protein translation is MKNWIIIVISMMVICSCKVNQIAIEVSNPSDIKHDRTTVEIPWNDISAKLPSVKPTEIMVVSVKSGEEIPSQAVYHGQEKPQMLIFQVSLAAKESADFLIKEGKPKPYAAKTYGRYVPERKDDFAWENDRVVFRMYGPALAKENPSNGVDMWLKRTDKMIVDQFYNDDLKNKKSYHVDHGEGLDCYKVGHELGAGGVSPYVNGKLWVGNHYATQQVLDNGPLRTTFKLTYNNLPVEDKTFSEELIISIDAGSQLNKAEVTFTGDFSEIQVAGGISLHKEIGNMQSSVEKGYIAYGETATSDAGVPAGRNYVGVLIPKGMTESIQESGHLLALAPYKKGDSFTYYFGGGWSKWGFESDDAWFNYMEQFSIRLKNPLKVTIK